Proteins co-encoded in one Synechococcus elongatus PCC 6301 genomic window:
- a CDS encoding heme o synthase, with the protein MTLSSDSRLRFPLEEVGAQLLAYWQLTKPRIILLLLITTAAGMGLAAQGPLDPRLAIATLIGGGLAAAAANTLNCLYDRDIDAIMERTRWRPLPSGRIQPFEAWAFALSLAALSFILLDWQANQLAAGLALAGIVFYVVIYTHGLKRHSSQNIVIGGAAGAIPPLVGWAAVTGELAWPAWILFAIVCLWTPPHFWALALMIRDDYAAVKVPMLPVVVGNAATAQQILAYAGLLLPTTLALAWPLGAAGPFYSATALLLGLELLRRSRQLCQAPDSRPLARSLFKFSIFYLMLLCGAIAMDCLPGAPSLSQAIAAWPGF; encoded by the coding sequence ATGACGTTAAGCAGCGACAGCAGACTGAGGTTCCCGCTTGAAGAGGTTGGCGCTCAGCTTCTGGCCTACTGGCAGCTCACCAAACCGCGCATTATTCTCCTGCTGCTGATCACGACGGCAGCGGGCATGGGATTAGCCGCGCAAGGGCCCCTCGATCCTCGCCTGGCGATCGCAACTCTCATCGGTGGAGGCTTGGCTGCCGCCGCCGCCAACACTCTCAACTGCCTCTACGATCGCGACATCGACGCGATCATGGAGCGCACGCGCTGGCGTCCCTTACCCTCGGGCCGGATTCAACCGTTCGAAGCTTGGGCCTTTGCCCTTTCCTTGGCGGCCCTGTCCTTCATCCTGCTCGACTGGCAGGCCAATCAACTAGCCGCCGGTCTGGCACTGGCTGGAATTGTTTTCTACGTCGTGATCTACACCCACGGCCTCAAGCGCCACAGTTCCCAGAACATTGTGATTGGAGGCGCTGCCGGCGCAATTCCGCCCTTGGTGGGTTGGGCGGCCGTCACGGGTGAGTTGGCTTGGCCCGCTTGGATCCTGTTTGCCATTGTCTGCCTCTGGACGCCGCCTCATTTTTGGGCGCTGGCTCTGATGATTCGCGATGATTATGCGGCGGTCAAAGTGCCGATGTTGCCGGTCGTGGTGGGTAATGCAGCGACGGCGCAGCAAATTTTGGCCTATGCCGGTCTGCTCTTGCCGACTACGCTGGCCTTGGCTTGGCCACTCGGGGCGGCTGGCCCCTTCTATAGTGCAACGGCGCTTTTGCTGGGACTGGAACTGTTACGGCGATCGCGGCAACTCTGCCAAGCCCCAGATTCTCGTCCCCTAGCGCGATCGCTGTTCAAGTTCTCGATTTTTTATCTGATGCTGCTCTGCGGAGCGATCGCCATGGATTGCCTACCGGGAGCCCCCAGCCTCAGCCAAGCGATCGCGGCCTGGCCAGGCTTCTAG
- a CDS encoding CYTH domain-containing protein, with product MATEIERKFLVQGDGWRQGSLGVPYRQGYLLADGNRTIRVRVAGDRGYLTIKGPMLGISRSEYEYPIALADAEEMLASLCQGFLVEKQRYRVEHAGHLWEVDEFQGQNQGLIVAEIELSDPEEVFALPDWVGAEVSHDRRYGNAYLSFTPYCTWDSSPN from the coding sequence ATGGCAACGGAAATTGAGCGTAAGTTTCTCGTCCAGGGTGATGGTTGGCGTCAGGGATCTTTGGGGGTTCCCTACCGTCAGGGTTACTTACTCGCGGATGGCAATCGCACCATTCGAGTGCGGGTTGCAGGCGATCGCGGCTATCTAACGATCAAAGGGCCCATGCTAGGCATCTCGCGATCGGAGTATGAATACCCGATTGCCTTAGCAGATGCCGAGGAAATGCTGGCTAGCCTGTGCCAGGGCTTTCTGGTCGAGAAGCAGCGCTATCGCGTTGAACATGCGGGCCACCTCTGGGAAGTCGATGAATTTCAGGGACAGAATCAGGGGCTAATCGTGGCTGAGATTGAACTGTCGGATCCTGAGGAAGTCTTTGCTCTACCGGACTGGGTTGGCGCGGAAGTCAGTCACGATCGCCGCTACGGTAATGCCTACCTGAGCTTCACACCCTACTGCACTTGGGACTCTAGCCCTAACTAG
- a CDS encoding phenylpyruvate tautomerase MIF-related protein: MPLIKLQTSIAALPSDQTTSLLQSLSTTLAQQLGKPERYVMTLLETDVPMTFAGTTAPACYVEIKSVGQMKPTQTAQMSRLFCNQIASELGIASDRIYIEFADAQGYLWGWNGSTFG, encoded by the coding sequence ATGCCGCTGATTAAACTGCAAACTTCGATTGCTGCGCTGCCCAGCGATCAAACGACCAGCCTGTTGCAGTCCCTATCTACGACCTTGGCGCAGCAACTGGGGAAACCCGAGCGCTACGTGATGACGCTGCTGGAAACTGATGTGCCGATGACCTTTGCCGGCACTACGGCTCCAGCTTGCTATGTGGAGATCAAGAGTGTTGGGCAGATGAAGCCCACTCAGACTGCCCAGATGAGCCGCCTCTTCTGCAACCAGATTGCCTCAGAACTGGGCATTGCCAGCGATCGCATCTACATTGAATTTGCTGATGCCCAGGGCTACCTCTGGGGTTGGAACGGTTCAACGTTTGGCTGA
- a CDS encoding cytochrome c oxidase subunit 3 → MTSTLEALKTHHLEEAHPDHRIFGLILFLVAEGMIFLGLFAAYLTFRAVNSLPAEQMPELELLIPAINTTILISSSFVIHGAEDAIKQNNVKAVQRYFGITALMGVVFLVGQIYEYSQLTFGLRDNLFASTFYALTGFHGLHVLVGLLAILAVLWRSRQPDYYSDQHHFGIEAAEIYWHFVDIVWIVLFVLLYLI, encoded by the coding sequence ATGACAAGCACTTTGGAAGCCTTAAAAACTCATCACCTTGAAGAAGCACATCCTGATCATCGAATCTTTGGGCTCATTCTGTTCCTTGTTGCCGAAGGGATGATTTTCCTGGGCTTATTTGCTGCCTATCTCACCTTTCGGGCTGTCAATTCATTACCCGCAGAGCAAATGCCTGAGCTGGAGCTACTCATTCCAGCGATTAACACAACCATCTTAATCAGCAGTAGCTTTGTTATTCATGGCGCTGAAGATGCGATTAAGCAAAATAACGTCAAAGCGGTTCAGCGCTACTTTGGCATTACTGCTCTGATGGGTGTTGTTTTTCTAGTTGGTCAAATTTATGAATATAGCCAGTTAACATTTGGCCTCAGAGATAACTTGTTTGCCAGCACTTTTTACGCCCTAACTGGCTTCCACGGCCTACACGTCCTCGTAGGACTACTGGCAATTCTGGCTGTTCTGTGGCGATCGCGGCAACCAGATTATTATTCAGACCAACATCATTTCGGCATTGAAGCTGCTGAAATTTATTGGCACTTTGTTGATATCGTCTGGATTGTTTTATTTGTATTGCTTTACTTGATTTAG
- the ctaD gene encoding cytochrome c oxidase subunit I: MTTTAFLPDQSPEKIHSSTGWREYFSFSTDHKVIGIQYLVLTFIFYLIGGALATAVRLELATPTVDVVSRDLYNQLFTVHATVMIFLWIVPAGSGAFGNYLIPLLIGARDMAFPKLNAVAFWLLPPAGILLIASFLVEAPSSGWTSYPPLSLMSGKTGEMIWILSVLLLGTSSILGAINFATTIIKMRRPGLGWNQMPLFCWAMLSTSIMAILSTPVLAGALILLSFDLMVGTNFFNPLGGGNPVVYQHLFWFYSHPAVYIMILPVFGMISEILPVHARKPIFGYQAIAYSSLAITFLSLIVWAHHMFTSGTPPWLRMFFMIATMIIAVPTGIKVFSWLATLWGGKLQLTSALLFSVGFISMFVIGGLSGIMLASVPVDIHVHDTYFVVAHFHYVLFGGSVFGLYAGIYHWFPKMTGRLLNEGWGKVHFILTLVGFNLCFLPMHWLGLQGMPRRVAEYDPQFATVNLICSIGSFILAISTIPFLINAVWSWIAGAKAGPNPWGGITPEWLTSSPPPVENWVGEAPLVTNPYGYGDRKIIQP, translated from the coding sequence ATGACAACCACCGCTTTTCTACCGGATCAGTCACCGGAAAAAATTCATAGTAGTACTGGCTGGCGCGAATACTTTAGCTTTAGTACCGATCACAAGGTGATTGGCATCCAGTATTTAGTTTTAACGTTCATCTTTTATTTAATTGGTGGGGCGTTAGCGACAGCAGTTCGTCTTGAACTTGCCACACCGACTGTGGATGTCGTCAGCCGTGATTTGTACAACCAACTCTTCACGGTTCACGCTACCGTCATGATTTTCCTCTGGATCGTGCCAGCGGGTAGTGGTGCTTTTGGGAACTATCTCATTCCCCTGCTAATTGGTGCACGGGACATGGCATTCCCCAAGTTGAATGCTGTCGCCTTTTGGCTTCTGCCGCCAGCAGGAATTCTCTTAATTGCGAGCTTCTTAGTTGAAGCCCCAAGCTCAGGCTGGACGTCCTATCCACCCCTCAGCCTGATGAGTGGTAAGACCGGAGAGATGATTTGGATCCTCAGTGTTCTGCTGCTCGGAACATCCTCGATCCTGGGCGCTATCAACTTTGCCACCACAATCATTAAGATGCGCCGCCCTGGCTTGGGATGGAATCAAATGCCATTGTTTTGCTGGGCAATGCTATCTACCTCAATCATGGCAATCCTATCGACGCCAGTCTTGGCTGGTGCCCTGATTCTGCTCAGCTTTGACTTAATGGTAGGCACGAACTTCTTCAATCCATTAGGTGGTGGTAATCCTGTCGTTTATCAGCACTTGTTCTGGTTCTATTCTCATCCAGCGGTCTACATTATGATCCTGCCGGTTTTTGGCATGATCTCTGAGATTCTGCCAGTTCATGCTCGCAAGCCTATCTTTGGCTATCAAGCGATCGCTTATTCCAGCCTAGCGATTACCTTCCTGAGCCTAATTGTTTGGGCGCACCACATGTTTACTAGTGGTACCCCACCGTGGCTGCGAATGTTCTTTATGATTGCCACCATGATCATTGCCGTTCCAACAGGCATTAAAGTTTTTAGCTGGTTGGCAACGCTTTGGGGCGGGAAACTTCAACTGACGAGTGCCCTACTCTTCAGTGTCGGCTTTATTTCGATGTTTGTGATTGGAGGGCTGAGCGGCATTATGCTCGCCTCAGTTCCTGTTGATATTCATGTTCACGATACCTACTTCGTCGTTGCGCACTTCCACTATGTTCTCTTCGGGGGCAGTGTTTTTGGCCTCTATGCTGGCATCTATCATTGGTTCCCCAAAATGACTGGGCGTCTGTTGAATGAGGGCTGGGGAAAAGTTCATTTCATCTTGACGCTTGTGGGCTTTAACCTCTGCTTCTTACCGATGCACTGGCTAGGCTTGCAGGGCATGCCGCGCCGCGTGGCTGAATACGATCCACAGTTTGCCACGGTCAACTTAATCTGCTCAATTGGTTCATTTATCCTGGCTATTTCCACAATTCCCTTCCTAATCAATGCAGTTTGGAGCTGGATTGCAGGCGCTAAAGCTGGTCCTAACCCTTGGGGAGGCATTACACCCGAATGGCTTACCAGTTCTCCTCCGCCTGTTGAGAATTGGGTTGGAGAAGCTCCGCTCGTGACCAATCCCTATGGCTATGGCGATCGCAAAATTATTCAGCCTTAA
- the thrS gene encoding threonine--tRNA ligase — protein sequence MVQSAPSTEAIQLPKTSESAQLKRIRHTMSHVMAMAVQKLFPKAQVTIGPWTETGFYYDFDTPEPFTEADLKAIKKEMVKIIQQKLPVVREEVSREEAQQRIEALGEPYKLEILQGLTEPITLYHLGDRWWDLCAGPHVETTAELNPKAFDLESVAGAYWRGDETKAQLQRIYGTAWETPEQLTEYKRRKEEALKRDHRKLGRELGLFLFADPVGPGLPLWTPKGTILRSTLEDFLKQEQMKRGYQSVVTPHLARVDLFKVSGHWQNYREDMFPMMAEDDEARGLEQGFVLKPMNCPFHIQIYKNELRSYRELPIRLAEFGTVYRYEQSGELGGLTRVRGFTVDDSHLFVRPDQLASEFLSVVDLILSVFKALNLKKFKARLSFRDPESDKYIGSDDVWEKAESAIQAAAETLGMDYFIGVGEAAFYGPKLDFIFQDALDREWQLGTVQVDYNLPERFDLEYVAEDGSRQRPVMIHRAPFGSLERLIGILIEEYAGDFPLWLAPEQIRLLPVTETVLDYCQQVADQLRAIGVRVQVDCSGDRLGKLIRNAEKAKIPVMAVIGAQEAESETLSIRTRATGDLGSLTVADLTKRLSSAIAEKLPHL from the coding sequence ATGGTTCAATCTGCTCCGTCGACCGAAGCCATTCAGCTGCCGAAAACTAGCGAGTCTGCGCAACTCAAGCGCATTCGACACACAATGTCGCATGTGATGGCAATGGCCGTCCAAAAGCTATTTCCCAAGGCACAAGTCACGATTGGCCCTTGGACGGAGACAGGGTTCTACTACGACTTCGATACGCCAGAACCGTTCACCGAAGCCGATCTCAAGGCCATCAAAAAAGAGATGGTCAAGATCATTCAGCAAAAGCTGCCGGTCGTTCGTGAAGAAGTTAGTCGAGAAGAAGCCCAGCAGCGGATTGAGGCGCTGGGTGAACCCTACAAGCTGGAGATTCTGCAGGGCTTAACTGAGCCGATCACGCTCTATCACTTAGGCGATCGCTGGTGGGATCTCTGTGCAGGGCCGCACGTTGAGACCACGGCTGAACTCAATCCCAAGGCCTTTGATCTGGAATCCGTGGCAGGTGCCTACTGGCGCGGTGATGAAACCAAAGCACAACTGCAGCGGATTTATGGCACCGCCTGGGAAACGCCAGAGCAATTGACCGAATACAAGCGCCGCAAAGAAGAAGCGCTCAAACGCGATCACCGCAAGCTGGGGCGGGAGTTGGGCCTGTTCCTGTTTGCCGATCCCGTCGGCCCCGGCCTGCCCTTGTGGACGCCCAAAGGCACGATTCTGCGATCGACCTTGGAGGATTTCCTCAAGCAGGAACAAATGAAGCGTGGCTATCAATCAGTCGTCACGCCCCATTTGGCGAGAGTCGACCTCTTTAAAGTTTCAGGGCACTGGCAAAACTATCGGGAAGATATGTTCCCGATGATGGCTGAGGATGATGAAGCCCGTGGGCTGGAGCAAGGCTTTGTACTCAAGCCCATGAATTGCCCGTTCCATATTCAGATCTATAAAAATGAACTGCGCTCCTATCGCGAACTCCCGATTCGTTTAGCGGAATTTGGTACCGTATATCGCTACGAACAATCGGGTGAACTGGGCGGCCTAACGCGTGTGCGCGGCTTTACCGTCGATGATTCACACCTCTTTGTTCGCCCCGATCAGCTGGCGTCTGAGTTCTTGAGCGTTGTCGATCTCATTCTGTCTGTCTTCAAGGCGCTCAATCTCAAAAAGTTCAAGGCTCGCCTCAGTTTCCGCGATCCCGAGTCCGATAAATATATTGGCTCGGATGATGTCTGGGAAAAAGCAGAGTCTGCAATTCAAGCGGCCGCTGAGACGCTGGGAATGGACTACTTTATTGGCGTTGGTGAAGCTGCTTTTTATGGTCCAAAACTCGACTTTATTTTTCAAGATGCCCTTGATCGTGAGTGGCAGCTAGGCACTGTTCAGGTCGACTATAATCTACCGGAACGGTTTGACTTGGAATATGTGGCAGAGGATGGCAGCCGACAGCGTCCTGTGATGATTCATCGTGCACCGTTCGGGTCGCTAGAGCGCTTAATTGGCATTCTGATCGAAGAATACGCTGGTGATTTTCCGCTGTGGCTAGCGCCTGAACAAATCCGACTGTTGCCTGTCACTGAAACGGTTCTTGATTACTGTCAACAGGTTGCTGATCAACTGCGAGCGATCGGTGTTCGAGTGCAGGTCGATTGCAGTGGCGATCGCCTCGGTAAACTAATTCGCAATGCTGAGAAGGCCAAGATTCCAGTCATGGCAGTGATTGGTGCTCAAGAGGCAGAGTCAGAAACTCTGAGTATTCGTACAAGAGCGACCGGTGATCTTGGCAGCCTAACGGTAGCTGATTTAACCAAACGCCTGTCATCTGCGATCGCAGAAAAATTACCGCATCTTTAG
- a CDS encoding cytochrome c oxidase subunit II: MAIPSNILTLLAGVAITCLSLWYGQNHGLLPVAAATDAPLVDGLFNTMMTIATGLFLLVQGLIFVILWRFRRKPNDVTDAAPIHGNLALEILWTGIPVVIVLGLSVYSFSVYTTMGGLSVGHGGGHMAHAQPRDSAIAAELSSDSLQDSKSTPRVSAGLGAPTEALPDVTVNVKGLQFAWIFNYPSHNLIAGELHLPLGKSVQLEIEAQDVIHAFWVPQFRLKQDAIPGERTRLQFTPTQLGTYPIVCAELCGSYHGAMRSQVIVETPEDYDRWIQSQTTTAAVVPSRLETATAALDLQVEPEHLHHLHQLASSL, from the coding sequence GTGGCAATTCCCAGCAATATTTTGACGCTACTGGCAGGAGTTGCCATCACCTGTCTAAGCCTTTGGTACGGACAAAACCATGGCTTGCTTCCAGTTGCAGCCGCGACAGATGCGCCTCTAGTCGATGGTTTGTTCAATACCATGATGACGATTGCAACCGGCCTCTTCTTACTAGTTCAAGGCCTCATTTTTGTCATCCTCTGGCGCTTCCGGCGTAAACCCAACGATGTCACTGACGCCGCTCCCATCCATGGCAATCTCGCCCTCGAGATTCTCTGGACTGGAATTCCAGTGGTGATTGTTTTGGGCCTTTCCGTCTATAGCTTTAGTGTTTACACCACGATGGGTGGGCTCTCCGTGGGACACGGCGGCGGACACATGGCTCACGCACAGCCTCGGGACTCTGCAATCGCCGCTGAACTCTCCAGCGATTCACTCCAGGACTCCAAAAGTACTCCTCGGGTTTCTGCAGGCCTCGGAGCTCCTACAGAGGCTCTGCCGGATGTCACAGTCAATGTCAAGGGCCTCCAGTTCGCCTGGATTTTTAACTATCCCAGTCACAACTTGATTGCCGGTGAACTGCATTTACCTCTTGGCAAAAGCGTTCAGCTTGAGATTGAAGCGCAAGACGTCATCCATGCTTTTTGGGTACCACAGTTTCGCCTCAAACAAGATGCCATTCCTGGTGAGAGAACCCGTCTGCAGTTCACACCCACTCAGCTCGGAACTTATCCTATTGTTTGCGCAGAACTCTGTGGTAGCTATCACGGCGCGATGAGAAGTCAGGTCATCGTCGAGACTCCTGAAGATTACGATCGCTGGATTCAATCACAAACTACGACAGCAGCCGTTGTCCCTAGCCGTCTTGAGACAGCAACTGCCGCTTTAGATCTTCAGGTTGAGCCAGAACATCTCCATCATCTGCATCAGCTAGCCTCCTCTCTTTAG
- a CDS encoding COX15/CtaA family protein, which yields MTVSIASHLQRFSGHLAIATWLLIGIGGATRVMNAGLACPDWPLCYGSWLPWQQFNLQVFLEWFHRLDAAVVGCGTLVIALVAWRSRSQLPRFWPWAATGALLLVGLQATLGALTVTELLRFDLVTAHLGTALLFFVSLLGLQAALQPRSPLNAGQSLPRLLLLVTAIAVYGQCLLGALVGSRWALHQCLAGSQLCTVLQSHLWGIAPTTLLVISLSVVAWLRGQHRWASQIAALLGLQLLLGWGTYFWHLQIEPLTIGHQMVGAALLGWIASAGFRSAFSPLSSVSEEKNHDVKQRQQTEVPA from the coding sequence ATGACGGTTTCAATCGCCTCTCATCTTCAGCGTTTCAGCGGGCATTTGGCGATCGCCACTTGGCTTTTGATAGGGATTGGCGGTGCGACCCGTGTCATGAATGCTGGCCTCGCCTGTCCTGACTGGCCTCTCTGCTATGGGTCTTGGCTGCCTTGGCAGCAGTTCAATTTGCAGGTCTTTCTGGAGTGGTTTCATCGCTTGGATGCGGCGGTAGTGGGTTGTGGCACGTTGGTGATCGCTCTGGTGGCTTGGCGATCGCGATCGCAACTGCCCCGCTTTTGGCCGTGGGCTGCTACGGGTGCTTTGTTGTTGGTGGGGCTGCAAGCCACCCTAGGTGCGCTGACCGTGACAGAACTGCTGCGGTTTGATTTGGTCACTGCTCATCTCGGCACCGCCCTGCTGTTTTTTGTCAGTTTGTTAGGGCTGCAAGCAGCTCTTCAACCGCGATCGCCGCTCAATGCGGGGCAATCCCTGCCACGGCTGCTACTGCTTGTCACCGCGATCGCTGTCTACGGTCAGTGTCTGCTTGGTGCCCTAGTGGGCTCGCGATGGGCGTTGCATCAGTGTTTGGCCGGATCTCAGCTTTGTACCGTGCTGCAAAGCCATCTTTGGGGCATTGCGCCAACTACCTTGCTCGTAATCAGCCTCAGCGTTGTGGCTTGGCTTCGAGGTCAGCACCGTTGGGCCAGCCAGATAGCTGCCTTGCTGGGGTTGCAGTTGCTCTTGGGCTGGGGCACCTATTTCTGGCACCTGCAGATTGAACCTTTGACGATTGGTCACCAAATGGTGGGGGCGGCGTTGTTGGGCTGGATTGCCAGCGCCGGCTTCCGATCGGCATTTAGCCCTCTGTCATCTGTCTCTGAGGAGAAGAACCATGACGTTAAGCAGCGACAGCAGACTGAGGTTCCCGCTTGA
- a CDS encoding Gfo/Idh/MocA family protein, with product MSAAAAQALSKRVKPIRVGVIGVGHMGQHHARVLSFLKDVELVGIADVDVERGLETASNYRIRYFEDYRELLTLVDAVCIAVPTKLHHDVGMTCLAAGVHVLIEKPIAASLAEAESLVNAAAEAQCILQVGHIERFNPAFQELSKVLKTEEILALEAHRMSPYAQRANDVSVVLDLMIHDIDLLLALANAPVTQVSARGSKALGSEQLDYVTATLSFANGIIATLTASKVTHRKIRRIAAHCRNCLTEADFLNSEILIHRQTTTHLSSDYGQVLYRQDGLIEKVSTSNIEPLHAELEHFVNCVRGGDQPSVGGEQAIKALRLAREIETMALDGRPWQSGREAGVATEITPILP from the coding sequence ATGAGTGCAGCTGCTGCGCAAGCCCTCAGCAAGCGGGTCAAGCCGATCCGCGTCGGCGTGATTGGCGTCGGTCACATGGGCCAACACCATGCCCGTGTCCTTAGCTTTTTGAAAGATGTTGAGCTCGTTGGAATCGCTGATGTTGATGTCGAGCGAGGCCTAGAAACTGCCAGCAACTATCGGATTCGCTACTTCGAAGACTATCGGGAGCTTTTAACGCTGGTCGATGCGGTCTGTATCGCCGTTCCCACCAAGCTGCATCACGATGTGGGCATGACCTGTTTGGCGGCTGGCGTCCATGTACTGATCGAAAAACCGATCGCAGCCAGCTTGGCCGAGGCAGAATCCTTGGTCAATGCAGCAGCGGAAGCCCAATGCATTCTCCAAGTCGGCCATATCGAGCGCTTTAACCCCGCTTTCCAAGAGCTGAGCAAAGTCCTCAAGACTGAAGAAATTCTGGCTTTGGAAGCTCATCGGATGAGCCCCTACGCTCAGCGGGCTAACGATGTCTCCGTTGTCTTGGATTTGATGATCCATGACATTGACTTGTTACTGGCTCTAGCTAATGCACCCGTCACCCAAGTCAGTGCGCGCGGCAGCAAGGCTTTGGGTTCTGAGCAACTGGACTATGTGACAGCGACCCTGAGTTTTGCTAACGGCATCATCGCTACTCTGACGGCCAGCAAAGTCACCCATCGCAAGATCCGCCGCATTGCTGCTCACTGCCGCAACTGCCTGACTGAAGCAGATTTTCTCAACAGCGAAATTCTGATTCACCGCCAAACAACGACCCATCTGTCGAGTGACTATGGCCAAGTGCTCTACCGCCAAGATGGTCTGATTGAGAAAGTTTCAACCAGCAATATCGAACCGTTGCACGCTGAGCTGGAGCATTTCGTCAACTGCGTGCGTGGCGGCGACCAGCCCTCCGTTGGCGGTGAGCAGGCAATTAAAGCGCTGCGCTTGGCCCGCGAAATTGAAACGATGGCGCTGGATGGGCGACCTTGGCAAAGCGGGCGTGAAGCAGGAGTGGCCACAGAGATCACGCCAATTCTTCCCTAG
- the xth gene encoding exodeoxyribonuclease III, translated as MRIATWNVNSVRSRLEHLQRWLTDQTLDIVCLQETKVVDEQFPLEPLQALGYHCAIAGQKSYNGVAILSRQPLADVQIGFGAVLGAEAVGDLDEQKRVISGRSGDLRIINLYVPNGSELGSEKYDYKLRWLTCLQQYLTVLGDRESQIHICGDFNIALEDRDIYDPAGKETHIMSSPTEREALRQSVLSLGFVDAFRLFEAGADQFSWWDYRTGAFRRNRGWRIDHHYLSESAKARAIACHIDREPRTWEKPSDHTPVVLELADE; from the coding sequence ATGCGTATTGCCACCTGGAACGTCAATTCGGTTCGCAGTCGTCTCGAACATCTCCAGCGTTGGCTAACGGATCAGACCCTTGATATCGTCTGCCTCCAAGAAACAAAGGTAGTGGATGAGCAGTTTCCCTTGGAGCCTCTGCAAGCTCTGGGCTATCACTGCGCGATCGCGGGTCAAAAGTCTTACAACGGTGTGGCGATTCTTAGTCGACAACCCCTCGCAGATGTGCAAATTGGTTTTGGTGCCGTTTTGGGAGCAGAAGCCGTCGGGGATTTAGATGAGCAAAAGCGTGTGATTTCTGGCCGATCTGGGGATTTACGGATTATCAATCTCTACGTGCCGAATGGCTCAGAACTTGGCAGCGAGAAGTATGACTACAAGCTGCGCTGGCTGACCTGCCTGCAGCAATACTTGACGGTCTTGGGCGATCGCGAAAGCCAAATCCATATCTGCGGCGATTTCAATATCGCCCTGGAAGATCGCGATATTTACGATCCAGCGGGCAAAGAAACGCACATTATGTCGTCGCCGACAGAACGGGAGGCCTTGCGCCAGTCGGTGCTTTCCCTCGGCTTTGTCGATGCTTTTCGGCTGTTCGAAGCCGGTGCGGATCAGTTTAGCTGGTGGGACTACCGCACCGGGGCGTTCCGACGCAATCGCGGCTGGCGCATCGATCATCACTACCTCTCGGAGTCAGCCAAGGCACGGGCGATCGCCTGTCACATCGACCGCGAGCCGCGCACTTGGGAGAAACCCAGCGACCACACCCCTGTGGTTCTCGAACTGGCGGATGAATGA